In uncultured Campylobacter sp., a genomic segment contains:
- a CDS encoding sodium-dependent transporter yields the protein MNDKFSKIGFILAVAGSAVGLGNAWKFPTLVGTNGGSAFILLYLLLTLLVSFVIFLAEIVIGRLSESDPVRAFEKLAPSYKGAWKYAGFFMISALLIYAFYSVVMGWILKYVVSSAFYLPKSIDESGAAFNALLGSDFLSAAICFTIASAFCFFIVSKGVKSGIERLNVWMMPALFILLVLMLIYAASFDGFGRSAKFLLVPDFSKLNKDSVLSALGLAFFTLSLGVTTIMTYAASLPARTNILTSSINIVCINVLIGVMMGLIVFTFIFEFGGDPKAQGPGLVFVSLVVLFSKLGAIGNILAFLFFTSLLFAAITSAISMLEPAIYYLVNSRKLSRKRASLLVFAVTYVLGICCILGYYGGTSEYFSLGGKSFFDVLDYLTSNILMPLSGIIVAIFVGFVIKKRAVEILLRPYMGRMGFKLWYFVLLRFVAPVAIVVIALNQLKILNF from the coding sequence ATGAATGATAAATTTAGCAAAATCGGCTTCATCCTCGCAGTCGCAGGCAGCGCCGTGGGGCTCGGTAATGCGTGGAAATTCCCCACTTTAGTAGGCACCAACGGCGGCAGCGCCTTTATCTTGCTATATCTTTTGCTGACGCTTTTGGTTAGCTTCGTGATCTTTTTAGCCGAGATCGTCATCGGCAGGCTAAGCGAAAGTGATCCGGTGCGCGCATTTGAAAAGCTCGCACCCTCATACAAAGGCGCATGGAAATACGCGGGATTTTTTATGATTAGTGCGCTTTTGATCTATGCTTTTTACAGCGTCGTAATGGGCTGGATCCTAAAATACGTGGTCTCAAGCGCTTTTTATCTGCCAAAAAGTATAGATGAAAGCGGCGCAGCGTTTAACGCACTTCTAGGCAGCGATTTTTTAAGCGCGGCGATATGCTTTACGATAGCGTCGGCGTTTTGCTTTTTCATCGTATCTAAAGGTGTCAAAAGCGGCATCGAGCGGCTTAATGTCTGGATGATGCCCGCACTATTTATTTTGCTGGTTTTAATGCTAATTTACGCCGCGAGTTTCGATGGATTCGGACGTAGCGCGAAATTCCTACTGGTGCCAGATTTTTCCAAGCTTAATAAGGATAGTGTTCTTTCGGCGCTAGGACTTGCGTTTTTTACGCTTTCGCTTGGCGTTACTACGATTATGACCTATGCCGCGAGCCTGCCTGCGCGCACCAACATCCTAACCTCAAGCATAAATATCGTCTGCATTAATGTCCTAATCGGCGTGATGATGGGACTTATCGTCTTTACTTTCATCTTTGAATTCGGCGGCGATCCCAAAGCGCAAGGCCCAGGGCTAGTGTTTGTCTCGCTGGTGGTACTTTTTTCAAAGCTCGGTGCGATCGGAAACATCCTAGCCTTTTTATTTTTCACCTCGCTATTATTTGCGGCGATTACTTCTGCAATTTCGATGCTGGAGCCTGCGATTTATTATCTCGTAAACTCCCGCAAGCTAAGCCGCAAGCGCGCTTCGCTTTTAGTTTTTGCCGTGACGTATGTTTTAGGGATATGCTGCATTTTGGGTTATTACGGGGGCACGAGCGAGTATTTTAGCCTAGGTGGCAAGAGCTTTTTTGACGTGCTTGATTACCTGACCTCGAATATCTTAATGCCTCTTAGCGGCATAATCGTGGCGATTTTCGTAGGATTCGTGATCAAAAAACGAGCCGTCGAAATTCTACTGCGCCCATATATGGGACGAATGGGCTTTAAGCTGTGGTATTTCGTGCTATTGCGCTTCGTGGCGCCAGTCGCGATCGTGGTGATCGCGCTCAATCAGCTAAAAATTTTAAATTTTTAA
- a CDS encoding sodium-dependent transporter, translated as MNDKFSKIGFILAVAGGAVGLGNAWKFPTLVGQNGGSAFVLLYLALTLGVGFSIFLAEMALGRLSGRDLPSAYETLAPRGGRKWRAGGIFIAGGMLVLSFYLVILGWVIRYIFLGFSPLPATAEEAGAVFDDLISHSLATSLGFYALALVLTLSVVARGIKSGIERLNVVMMPLLFVLLLAMLAYACTMQGFGAAVKFLFYPDFGKITVSSVLSALGLALFTLCVGVGCIAAYAASLSEGVRLVRSSVNIVFINIAIGLMMGLIVFTFIFEFRADPAQGAGLVFVSLTTMFAKMGLAGQVLEVAFFVSLFFAGITSAVSMIEPFVFYLIGRFKISRLRAVCISGLVIAALGACSLLSMHADYASRFKLFGASFFDCLDFVSSNVMLPLGALTSAIFVGFVMDAQRLRGLFGADMGELGFKIWHFSLRFVAPVAIVIIMANLLFFGGK; from the coding sequence ATGAACGATAAATTTAGCAAAATCGGCTTCATACTTGCCGTCGCAGGCGGCGCAGTGGGGCTTGGCAACGCGTGGAAATTCCCCACCCTCGTGGGTCAAAACGGCGGCAGCGCCTTCGTGCTTTTATACCTCGCGCTCACGCTAGGCGTGGGCTTTAGCATATTTTTAGCCGAGATGGCGCTAGGCAGGCTGAGCGGGAGGGATCTGCCGAGCGCATACGAGACGCTGGCGCCGCGCGGCGGACGAAAATGGCGCGCAGGAGGCATTTTCATCGCGGGCGGCATGCTGGTGCTGTCCTTTTACCTCGTCATCCTCGGCTGGGTGATCCGCTATATCTTTTTGGGCTTTTCTCCGCTGCCCGCAACCGCCGAGGAAGCGGGCGCCGTATTTGATGATCTCATCTCGCATTCGCTAGCCACGAGCCTAGGCTTTTACGCACTTGCGCTCGTGCTGACGCTATCCGTCGTCGCGCGCGGCATCAAAAGCGGTATCGAGCGGCTAAACGTCGTGATGATGCCGCTTCTCTTCGTGCTGCTGCTTGCGATGCTCGCGTATGCGTGCACGATGCAGGGCTTCGGCGCGGCGGTGAAATTTCTTTTCTACCCCGATTTCGGCAAAATCACCGTTAGCTCCGTCCTATCCGCGCTCGGGCTCGCGCTCTTTACCCTGTGCGTGGGCGTCGGCTGTATCGCGGCATACGCGGCGTCGCTTAGCGAGGGTGTGCGGCTGGTGCGCAGCTCGGTAAACATCGTATTTATCAACATCGCGATCGGACTGATGATGGGGCTCATCGTCTTTACCTTCATATTCGAATTCCGCGCCGATCCCGCGCAGGGTGCGGGGCTCGTGTTCGTCTCGCTCACTACGATGTTTGCAAAAATGGGGCTAGCGGGACAGGTGCTTGAAGTCGCGTTTTTCGTCTCGCTTTTTTTCGCGGGAATCACGAGCGCGGTTTCGATGATCGAGCCCTTCGTCTTCTATCTCATCGGCAGGTTTAAAATTTCTCGCCTGCGCGCAGTCTGCATCTCTGGGCTTGTCATAGCGGCGCTAGGCGCATGCTCGCTGCTATCGATGCACGCGGATTATGCGAGCAGGTTTAAGCTTTTCGGCGCGAGCTTTTTTGACTGCTTGGACTTCGTAAGCTCAAACGTCATGCTGCCCCTCGGCGCGCTAACCTCGGCGATATTCGTGGGCTTTGTGATGGATGCGCAGCGCCTGCGCGGGCTTTTTGGCGCCGATATGGGCGAGCTTGGATTTAAAATTTGGCACTTTTCGCTGCGCTTCGTGGCGCCCGTCGCGATCGTGATCATAATGGCAAATCTACTGTTTTTCGGCGGGAAGTAG
- the rho gene encoding transcription termination factor Rho — protein sequence MENTNQNSAQTAVSNSNQNGRKTYAKTHVPVEGYQIEELRSMDLENLIAIADELGVENPREFRRQALVFEILRMQTKQGGFILFTGILEVTAEGYGFLRGIDSNLSDSANDAYVSLSQIRKFALRVGDIVTGQVREPKDQEKYYALLKIEAINYKSIQEARERPLFDNLTPLFPTEKLKLEYDPMRLTGRVLDLFTPIGKGQRGLITAPPRSGKTELMKELANGITRNHPEVELLVLLVDERPEEVTDMERSVRGEVFSSTFDQPAFNHVRVAELVIEKAKRAVENGKDVVILLDSITRLARAYNTVTPSSGKVLSGGVDANALHKPKRFFGAARNIENGGSLTIVATALIETGSRMDDVIFEEFKGTGNSEIILDRNISDRRIYPAINITKSGTRKEELLQGSENLQKIWALRSAISTMDDVEALKFLYAKMLKTKDNTELLSIMNG from the coding sequence ATGGAAAATACAAATCAAAATTCCGCTCAGACCGCCGTTTCAAATTCTAATCAAAACGGTAGAAAAACTTACGCCAAAACGCACGTTCCCGTCGAGGGCTACCAGATCGAGGAGCTTCGCTCGATGGATCTTGAAAATCTCATCGCTATAGCAGACGAGCTAGGCGTAGAGAACCCGCGCGAATTCCGTCGCCAAGCGCTCGTTTTTGAAATTTTACGCATGCAGACGAAGCAGGGCGGCTTCATACTTTTTACGGGGATTTTGGAGGTTACCGCCGAGGGTTACGGCTTTTTGCGCGGCATAGATTCAAATTTAAGCGACAGCGCCAACGACGCATACGTGAGTCTAAGTCAGATCCGCAAATTCGCCCTTCGCGTCGGCGACATCGTCACGGGCCAGGTGCGCGAGCCGAAGGATCAGGAGAAGTACTACGCGCTCTTAAAGATCGAGGCGATCAATTACAAATCGATCCAAGAGGCTAGAGAGCGCCCGCTATTTGACAATCTCACGCCGCTTTTCCCGACCGAAAAGTTAAAGCTCGAATATGACCCGATGCGCCTTACCGGTCGCGTGCTCGATCTTTTCACGCCGATCGGCAAGGGTCAGCGCGGGCTCATCACGGCGCCTCCGCGTAGCGGTAAAACGGAGCTGATGAAAGAGCTTGCCAACGGCATTACGCGCAACCACCCCGAGGTCGAGCTTTTGGTGCTGCTAGTCGACGAGCGTCCCGAGGAGGTGACCGACATGGAGCGTAGCGTGCGCGGCGAGGTGTTTAGCTCGACCTTTGATCAGCCTGCATTCAACCACGTCCGCGTCGCCGAGCTCGTCATCGAAAAGGCAAAACGCGCCGTCGAAAACGGCAAGGACGTCGTCATCCTGCTTGATAGCATCACCCGCCTTGCGCGCGCTTACAACACCGTTACGCCTAGCAGCGGCAAAGTCTTAAGCGGCGGCGTGGACGCGAACGCTCTGCACAAGCCGAAGCGCTTCTTTGGTGCGGCGCGAAATATTGAAAACGGCGGCTCGCTCACCATCGTCGCTACCGCGCTCATCGAGACCGGCTCTCGTATGGATGACGTGATCTTCGAGGAGTTCAAAGGCACGGGCAACAGCGAGATCATCCTAGATCGCAATATCTCGGATCGCAGAATTTACCCGGCGATCAATATCACCAAGTCCGGCACGCGCAAAGAGGAGCTTTTGCAAGGCAGCGAAAATCTGCAAAAGATCTGGGCGCTGCGCTCGGCGATCTCGACGATGGACGACGTCGAGGCGCTGAAATTTTTATACGCCAAGATGCTAAAAACCAAAGACAACACCGAGCTGCTATCGATAATGAACGGCTAA
- the accA gene encoding acetyl-CoA carboxylase carboxyl transferase subunit alpha — MASYLDFEKSIKQIDEDITAAKIRGDEDAVEILNKNLEKEISKVYKNLNEYQRLQLARHPDRPYAIDYIRALLQDARELHGDRAFRDDPSIVCYLGIMGNRKIAVIAEQKGRGTKNKLKRNFGMPHPEGYRKALRVAKLAEKFNLPILFLIDTPGAYPGLGAEERGQSEAIARNLYELSDLKTPTIAVVIGEGGSGGALAIGVADRLAMLQNSIFSVISPEGCAAILWNDPSKSEAATKALKITAEELKELGLIDDVIKEPKTGAHRDKDGAIKALGNYVLTELHKLDDLSIDELISRRQQKILRFGAYKEN; from the coding sequence ATGGCGAGCTATCTGGACTTCGAAAAGTCTATAAAGCAGATCGACGAGGACATTACCGCTGCAAAAATTCGCGGCGATGAGGATGCAGTCGAAATTTTAAATAAGAACCTCGAAAAAGAAATTTCTAAAGTTTATAAGAATTTAAACGAATACCAAAGGCTTCAGCTTGCGCGCCATCCGGATCGCCCTTACGCGATCGATTATATTCGCGCGCTTTTGCAGGACGCCAGGGAGCTTCACGGCGACCGCGCCTTTAGGGACGATCCTTCGATCGTGTGCTATTTGGGCATTATGGGTAACCGCAAAATCGCCGTGATCGCCGAGCAGAAGGGTCGCGGCACCAAAAACAAGCTGAAGCGAAATTTCGGTATGCCGCATCCGGAGGGCTATCGCAAGGCGCTGCGCGTAGCAAAACTTGCCGAGAAATTTAACCTTCCTATTTTGTTTTTAATCGACACTCCGGGCGCATATCCGGGACTTGGTGCCGAGGAGCGCGGTCAAAGCGAAGCAATCGCGCGAAATCTATATGAGCTTAGCGATCTTAAGACCCCTACGATCGCCGTTGTTATAGGCGAGGGCGGTAGTGGTGGAGCTTTGGCTATTGGCGTGGCTGATCGGCTGGCGATGCTTCAAAACTCAATTTTCTCGGTCATCTCTCCCGAGGGCTGTGCTGCGATTTTGTGGAACGATCCAAGTAAGAGCGAGGCCGCTACGAAAGCGTTAAAGATCACCGCCGAGGAGCTAAAAGAGCTGGGCTTGATCGACGACGTCATCAAAGAGCCTAAAACGGGCGCCCACAGAGATAAAGACGGCGCGATAAAAGCGCTTGGAAACTACGTCTTAACCGAGCTGCACAAGCTAGACGATCTTAGCATAGACGAGCTCATCAGCAGAAGACAACAAAAAATTTTAAGGTTCGGTGCTTATAAAGAAAACTAA